A DNA window from Candidatus Poribacteria bacterium contains the following coding sequences:
- a CDS encoding class I SAM-dependent methyltransferase has product MRLLARRYIFVPPLIPYILPFIPRRGLIVDLGAGYGTVAIMLAKQRPDCQFIAVDLDKTRLRIARRLVSSLDNISLLRCDMMGQDFRDVSVFLLIDSIGYLSPPKQTELLIRCRRSLLPGGYLIIKTNDHRPAWKYRFALLEEKVLSGRRMFYPDSAWLTGKLLETGYNISAIHRVYKFLPYPGVIYICQSPPSRSEI; this is encoded by the coding sequence TTGCGCCTTCTTGCCAGGCGATACATATTCGTTCCGCCTCTGATCCCCTACATCCTTCCTTTTATCCCTCGCAGGGGATTGATTGTGGATCTGGGGGCGGGATATGGAACTGTTGCGATTATGCTGGCAAAGCAACGCCCGGACTGTCAGTTTATCGCCGTCGACCTTGATAAGACAAGGCTCCGGATCGCCCGCCGCCTGGTTTCATCCCTCGATAACATCTCGTTACTAAGGTGCGATATGATGGGTCAGGATTTCAGAGATGTCTCCGTCTTTCTGCTCATCGATTCCATCGGATATCTATCGCCCCCGAAACAGACGGAGCTGTTGATCAGATGTCGCCGATCGCTTCTACCAGGAGGCTATCTCATAATCAAGACCAACGATCACCGTCCCGCCTGGAAATACAGATTCGCCTTGCTTGAGGAAAAGGTTCTTTCGGGTAGAAGGATGTTCTATCCCGACTCGGCCTGGCTCACAGGGAAACTGCTTGAAACAGGGTATAATATCTCAGCGATCCATCGGGTGTATAAGTTCCTGCCCTATCCAGGTGTGATCTACATATGCCAGTCCCCGCCGAGTCGCTCCGAGATATGA